The genomic interval GGTTTGAGACGTGAAAAATCTTATTCGCAATTATTTTCAATGGCTGGTTGAAGAAATGGCAAAAATACGACATGtttaacataacttaacctcgACGGCCTTTAATCTACCTcgacctaacttaacgtaacctaaccccacgtgacctgacctgacctgacctggctCTATGTTTCAGGGAGAAGACAACATCGAGTACTTTTTGGGCCTCACACCAGCTGGGGTCGTTGTACTCAAAAAATAAGGCGAAAGTGGGGAATTATTtttggtaagtagtagtagtagtagtagtagtagtagtagtagtagtagttgttgttgttgtagttgttgtatattttttcgttaaatgtacgtttttttatatgcatttcattttttgttttgtttttgttggtttatttacttatttatttgtttatttatttatttatttacttgtttattttccagTCCGAGAATTTCCAAGGTGTATTTTCGTGGGAGATTTTTCAgagtgaaagataaaaatgtaagtacctatctctctctttctctctctctctctctctaaaaacaacactcccactctccctctccctctatcctaagaccataaataaaaaaaataataaataaaataaaaaaaataacaacattttCTTCACACCTTCAGCACAGACTCGTGTAAAACCACATCCCTTGGAAGTAAATTAAACataacactctccctctctctccctgcctctccctctctctcactgccactccctgcctcccccagaGCTCTGAGAACACCTACGGCTTCGAGACACCCAGTAAGTCAGCCTGTAAACAACTGAGGCAGTTCTGtgttctctccctgcctctccctctctctcactgcccctccctgcctcccccagaGCTTGGAGAACACCTACGGCTTGGAGACACCCAGTAAGTCAGCCTGTAAACACCTGTGGCAGTGCTTCTTCAGATTGACTCAAGCTTCTGGGAATTCTACGGATGCTGTCTTCTCCCTTGGAGCTAAGATTGGGGTGAGAGTTTGGCCGTTTTCGCTGGTCTGGGGGGTGGACGAGGTGGGGGGCAGGTGTGTGAGGCTGTGTGAGgtgtaagaagagggagaggtgtgtaGAAATTAAGTTTAAGGCAGAGGAGTGACAGAGAccatttttagtttgttttggagaggttttgggtgttttggtggtgtttgggGGGAAGGAGATGTGGGGAGGGGTGTCGGAGGTTGTGGGGAGGATGTGGGGCGtgtgggaagaaagggaagaggaagagaagtgcagtaatgagagaaggaagagaattaatgaaaaaaaagttgtagtttgttttgggatgtttgtgGGTGCTTGGGGGTGTTTGGGTTGTAGGGTGAGGAGGAAGTATGTAGCAgggtgtggggggagaggaagaagaaggaagaagaacattagatagaaagaaatgaagaaaagttaaaagaaacaaaattttaGGGGCCCCTTTCTCGCATCAAAAATTATTATGGTTTGGAGCATTTCAGGGTGTTtggggggaggagatggggaaatGGGGTGacgggggaaaggaggaatggttAAACTTCACCCTCACCCTGTACCTTACCCTGTACCCTGCTCACCCTGCCTACAGTCACAGCAAGAAGGatggtgaggtgaggcaggcCAGGCTCAACTCAAGGATGCAGCCAGAATTTACAAGGATGCCAAGTAGGAGATACCCAGTAAGTCAGCCTGTAAACACCTGTAGCagtctccctgcccctccctgcctcccccagaGCTTGGAGAACACCTACGGCGTGGAGACACCCAGTAAGTCAGCCTGTAAACACCTGTGGCAGTTCTGTGTTGAGCATCACGCCTTCTTCAGATTAACTCAAGCTTCTGGGAATTCTGCAGATGCTGTCTTCTCCCTCAGAGGAGGATTGTGGAAAGTGCACAGgacagtaagtgtgtgtgtgtgtgtgtgtgtgtgtgtgtgtgtgtgtgtgtgtcatttccttattttattctcttgtgtgtgtttcatgtttttattttgctttgtttatttgtttgtttgttttcagcaCCAAGACTGGAGAACACTAAGGTAAAAAGTGACTCTTAGACTCTCCCCTCATAAGTGTTTAtaagtgtgtctgtttgtctgtctgtctgtctgtctgtctgtctgtgtgtgtgtgtgtgtgtgtgtgtgtgtgtgtgtgtgtgtgtgtgtgtgtgtgtgtgtttatccagtcctgtatcacctcttcttcctctttttgttctactactactactactactactactactactactactactactactactactactactactactactactactactactactactactaccacttctgcAGGCAAAACATTTTTCGATCAAGTTCTATGACGTTAGGGGGTCGCAGCTCCTCCCCCCACAGCACCAGTTCAGCCTCGCATcccccattaccaccaccaccaccaccaccagggtacAAGGAGAGAGTCCCAAGTCCCTCCagtcaactactactactactacttctggtgGTCATGACTATTGGGTGTTGAGAAGGGCCTCCAGTGTGGATAGTCAGTTGTCGGTGGACTCCAGGGCTCACAGGTCagttgggtcaggtcaggtcaggtcaggttaagttaagttgggttgggttgggttgggttgggttgggttaggttaggttaagttaagttaagttaagttagttctctctctctctctctctctctctctctctctctctctctctctctctctctctctctctctctctctctctctctctctctctctctctctctctctctctctctctctctctctctctctctctctctctctctctctctctctctctctgactttgtCATCAAACTGTACACTTAGTAATGACCTCTATGTGAAAATACTGCCATCTGTGCAATATATTTTACTGGTGTGTTATTGGTTCACTGC from Scylla paramamosain isolate STU-SP2022 unplaced genomic scaffold, ASM3559412v1 Contig24, whole genome shotgun sequence carries:
- the LOC135097536 gene encoding uncharacterized protein LOC135097536 isoform X2, which produces MLSSPLELRLGHSKKDGEVRQARLNSRMQPEFTRMPSRRYPVSQPVNTCSSLPAPPCLPQSLENTYGVETPSKSACKHLWQFCVEHHAFFRLTQASGNSADAVFSLRGGLWKVHRTKHSYKNAPSISTP
- the LOC135097536 gene encoding uncharacterized protein LOC135097536 isoform X1, with the protein product MLSSPLELRLGHSKKDGEVRQARLNSRMQPEFTRMPSRRYPVSQPVNTCSSLPAPPCLPQSLENTYGVETPSKSACKHLWQFCVEHHAFFRLTQASGNSADAVFSLRGGLWKVHRTIRQQQASVGPGHSGSHSGQRSHGHSARPDTQEWVPPFRCGHGG